The Streptomyces sp. RKAG293 genome includes a region encoding these proteins:
- a CDS encoding helix-turn-helix domain-containing protein, translated as MPDMTPPTDQTSTARVPLPEQSTPGQGTAVPQVRAGSLRLTGAARDAAQTQFKAMYDAGASIREIAERTHRSYGGVHHALVQAGVDFRNRGGRRRRKAAE; from the coding sequence ATGCCGGACATGACACCGCCGACCGACCAGACCTCCACGGCCAGAGTGCCGCTCCCCGAGCAGAGCACGCCGGGGCAGGGTACGGCGGTGCCCCAGGTGCGGGCGGGCTCCCTACGGTTGACCGGCGCCGCACGCGACGCGGCCCAGACGCAATTCAAGGCGATGTACGACGCCGGCGCATCGATCCGCGAGATCGCCGAGCGAACGCACCGTTCCTACGGCGGGGTGCATCACGCGTTGGTCCAGGCCGGTGTCGATTTCAGGAACCGCGGCGGTCGACGACGGCGGAAAGCAGCGGAATAG
- a CDS encoding metalloregulator ArsR/SmtB family transcription factor, with translation MTARMHLSGAHDPQERTEGERYAVAAEVLGLLADRTRLALVDRLTEGEADVTTLTESCRVARPSVSQHLARLRLAGLVTTRKEGRRVIYALRHGHLKRLVDEVLSVADHQLGNLPPHD, from the coding sequence ATGACTGCACGCATGCACCTATCAGGTGCGCATGACCCGCAGGAGCGCACCGAGGGCGAGCGGTATGCCGTGGCCGCGGAGGTACTGGGGCTGCTGGCGGACAGGACCCGCCTGGCCCTGGTGGATCGCCTGACCGAGGGCGAGGCGGATGTGACGACGCTCACGGAGTCGTGCAGGGTGGCCCGGCCGTCGGTCAGTCAGCACCTGGCCCGGTTGCGCCTGGCCGGGCTGGTCACCACCCGCAAGGAAGGACGCCGGGTCATTTACGCCCTGCGCCACGGGCACCTCAAGCGCCTCGTCGACGAAGTACTGAGCGTCGCTGACCATCAACTCGGCAATCTGCCACCCCACGACTGA
- a CDS encoding cation diffusion facilitator family transporter, with translation MVTPHSHEAADKVDSAMEYSAEGMRTLWISLAVLGVTTVLQVLVFALSGSVALLGDTIHNGADALTAVPLGIAFVLGRRAATRRFTYGFGRAEDLAGIAILLTIASSSALAAYTAIDRLLNPQEISHLPWVAAAAVVGFIGNEWVARYRIRTGRKIGSAALVADGLHARTDGFTSLAVLLGAGGTAIGWRLADPIVGLLITAAILMVLKDAAREVFRRLMDAVDPALIDTAEAALRAVDGVRDVGQVRMRWIGHALRGEADIVVDPHLTVVQAHALAVAAEHALIHAVPRLTAATVHTDHTATGSGDPHAVLAAHGPG, from the coding sequence GTGGTCACGCCGCACAGCCATGAGGCGGCGGACAAGGTCGACTCCGCGATGGAGTACTCCGCCGAGGGCATGCGGACGTTGTGGATCTCGCTGGCCGTACTCGGCGTCACCACGGTGCTCCAGGTCCTGGTGTTCGCGCTGTCCGGATCGGTGGCGCTGCTCGGGGACACGATCCACAACGGCGCCGACGCACTGACCGCCGTGCCCCTGGGCATTGCCTTCGTCCTCGGCCGCCGGGCGGCGACCCGCCGCTTCACCTACGGCTTCGGCCGCGCCGAGGACCTGGCCGGCATCGCCATCCTGCTCACCATCGCCTCCTCCTCGGCCCTGGCCGCCTACACCGCCATCGACCGGCTCCTGAACCCGCAGGAGATCAGCCACCTGCCGTGGGTCGCAGCCGCCGCGGTTGTCGGCTTCATCGGCAACGAATGGGTGGCCCGCTACCGCATCCGCACCGGCCGCAAGATCGGCTCCGCCGCACTCGTCGCCGACGGCCTGCACGCCCGCACCGACGGCTTCACCTCCCTGGCCGTCCTCCTCGGCGCCGGCGGCACCGCGATCGGCTGGCGGCTCGCCGACCCGATCGTCGGCCTCCTGATCACCGCCGCGATCCTGATGGTCCTCAAGGACGCCGCCCGGGAAGTCTTCCGCCGCCTGATGGACGCCGTCGACCCCGCCCTGATCGACACCGCCGAGGCCGCCTTGCGGGCTGTGGACGGCGTCCGCGATGTCGGACAGGTGCGGATGCGCTGGATCGGTCACGCCCTGCGCGGCGAGGCCGACATCGTCGTCGACCCGCACCTGACGGTGGTGCAGGCGCACGCCTTGGCGGTCGCCGCCGAGCATGCGCTGATCCACGCCGTTCCCCGGCTGACCGCCGCCACCGTGCACACCGACCACACCGCCACGGGCAGCGGAGACCCGCACGCCGTCCTGGCCGCTCACGGCCCGGGATAG